Part of the Pseudomonas sp. Leaf58 genome is shown below.
CCCGAACGAGCGCCCTACCAGCCAGCCGACACGGCTGAGCAGCAGTTTCTGGATCAGCAGCATGCGGCAGCTTTCGGGGAACAGCCCGCTGTTGAGGAACACGCAGCTGGCGATGTTGGCGCGCTGTTCATGATGCCGCGCCAGCAGTTCCTGGGCCACACTGCCACCGTAGTCGTGGGCCAGTAGGTGCAGCGGCTGGTCGACCTTTAGCTTGGCGAGCAAGGCTTGCTGCAGGTCGGCCTGCTCCATCAGGCTGTAGACATGATCCACCGGTTTGGCCGAATCGCCAAAGCCGAGCATGTCGCAGGCGATCAGCCGAAAGCGCTGGCTCAAAGGCCCCCACAGGTAATGCCAGTCCCAGCTGGCGGTGGGGAAGCCATGTAACAGTAGCAGGGGCTCTCCTTGCCCTGCGGTCCAGTAGCGGATGCTCTGGCCCCGGAAAGTGAAACTCTGTCCCCGGGTACGCCAGACGCACAATGGAATTTCGGCCATGGGCATCAGAACGGTCCCGGTGAAGTGGTGTTGGCGGAATAGGGCAAGGCTGCGGTCATTGCATGTCACCTCGGCACTTACATGTGCTCTCTATGTCGAGGCTGAGTCTAGCCAGCAGCCCATGGGCTGGGACTTGCATTGCCAGCCAGCTTGATGACTGTGCGAGTCAGTGGCATGAACGGTCAGAGCAGCATGGCCAGCAGCGGCGCCGCAAACAGGTTCAACAAGCCGGTCAGGACCATGACCAAGCCGGCCACCGAGCCTTCCTCGCGGCCGACCTCCTGCGCCCGGCTAACCCCGGCGCCATGGGCACCGACGCCAAACAATGCACCCCGCGCCAGCGGCGTGCGCAACGGCAACCAGCGCAGCAGCACGCCACCGAACATGGCGCCGAGCACGCCGGTGAACATCACGAACACCGCCGTCAACTCCGGTACCCCACCCAAGTCATGGGCCAGCGGCATGGCAAACGGCGTGGTGATCGAACGCGGCACCAGCGACAGGCTGGTCGCGCTGTCCAGCGCCAACAGATGAGCCAGCCCCCAGGAACTGGCGATGGAGGCACTGCTGCCAGCCACCATGCCGACCATCAGCGCCGGCCAATGGCGCGCCAGCATGGCCCGTTGCTGCCAAATCGGCACCGCGAAGGCCACGGTCACCGGGCCCAGCACAGTCATCAGCCAATGGGTATTGCGGGCGTATTCGGCATAGGCGGTGTGCAGCGGCACGGCCACCGCCAGCAACAGTACCGGCACCAGGATCAGCGGCGACAACAGGTAACGCCCGCTACGCCGGTACAACCAGCGGCTGCCCAGGTAGGCCAGCAGGGTCAGTGCCAGCCAGAACAGCGGCATGGGTTCAAGGCTCATGGCGCACGCTCCAGCGACACACCAACTCCACGGTCAAGGC
Proteins encoded:
- a CDS encoding LrgB family protein; protein product: MSLEPMPLFWLALTLLAYLGSRWLYRRSGRYLLSPLILVPVLLLAVAVPLHTAYAEYARNTHWLMTVLGPVTVAFAVPIWQQRAMLARHWPALMVGMVAGSSASIASSWGLAHLLALDSATSLSLVPRSITTPFAMPLAHDLGGVPELTAVFVMFTGVLGAMFGGVLLRWLPLRTPLARGALFGVGAHGAGVSRAQEVGREEGSVAGLVMVLTGLLNLFAAPLLAMLL
- a CDS encoding alpha/beta fold hydrolase, yielding MPMAEIPLCVWRTRGQSFTFRGQSIRYWTAGQGEPLLLLHGFPTASWDWHYLWGPLSQRFRLIACDMLGFGDSAKPVDHVYSLMEQADLQQALLAKLKVDQPLHLLAHDYGGSVAQELLARHHEQRANIASCVFLNSGLFPESCRMLLIQKLLLSRVGWLVGRSFGRDDLVRNLTQVYGPCTHPSESALDDFWSLIAANRGTRILHKLAGYMAERRLHRGRWVGALQCEGVPLRFINGVVDPLSGAHMLERYRQLVPQPDTVQLQGIGHYPHTEAPVQVLRHYLAFREQPLSYYQAKVAWS